The proteins below are encoded in one region of Limnochorda pilosa:
- a CDS encoding HD-GYP domain-containing protein, giving the protein MSAEADALAGAGSPGAPARLAGPAWRDDADPELGELLRERAELLRTNEALSAALRELSAIYEATLSILATTIDLRDREADGHSRRVAAYTVRLAREVGVHEPRELDELRRAALLHDIGKAGISDQILLKPGRLNEQEWRIVRTHPVLGYRMLRRTPRLERAAELAYTHHERWDGTGYPRGLRGEAIPMGARLFAVADVFDALTSDRPYRTAIDLEQAAAEIARGRGSHFDPQVVDAFLRVPLPEWAQIRRGLIA; this is encoded by the coding sequence ATGAGCGCTGAGGCAGACGCACTGGCTGGAGCAGGCTCCCCCGGCGCGCCGGCCCGGCTGGCCGGGCCCGCATGGCGAGACGACGCGGATCCCGAGCTTGGAGAGCTCCTCCGTGAGCGGGCCGAGCTGCTCCGCACCAACGAGGCGCTTTCGGCCGCCCTGCGAGAGCTCTCGGCGATCTACGAGGCCACCCTCTCGATCCTGGCCACCACCATCGACCTGCGCGACCGGGAGGCCGACGGCCACTCGCGGCGGGTGGCCGCGTACACCGTTCGGCTGGCCCGGGAGGTGGGCGTCCACGAGCCCCGGGAGCTCGACGAGCTGCGGCGGGCCGCGCTCCTGCACGACATCGGCAAGGCGGGCATCTCCGACCAGATCCTGCTCAAGCCCGGGCGCCTGAACGAGCAGGAGTGGCGGATCGTCCGCACGCACCCCGTCCTGGGGTACCGCATGCTACGCCGTACGCCCCGGCTGGAGCGGGCGGCCGAGCTCGCGTACACCCACCACGAGCGGTGGGACGGTACGGGCTATCCCCGGGGCCTGCGGGGTGAGGCCATCCCCATGGGCGCGCGCCTTTTCGCCGTCGCCGACGTCTTCGACGCCCTCACCTCAGACCGCCCCTACCGCACCGCGATCGACCTGGAGCAAGCCGCGGCCGAGATCGCCCGGGGCCGGGGCTCCCACTTCGACCCGCAGGTGGTGGACGCCTTCCTGAGGGTCCCCCTGCCCGAGTGGGCCCAGATCCGGCGGGGTCTCATAGCCTGA